tttcataaaaacgtgacctgttttctgatttggcactcttaatgaaagacgtagttctgcgTCAAAACAATTTGTggtcgaaaatcgactttttgagacatagcctgagtggccaaaaaatcaaaactttgagcgctttgaggcacccctaaatcatgtccgattgagctgaaccTTCGCACAGGACAAATTGTACGTGgtaggtttttgaaattcgatgatgaatttttttccatacatccattgccaccctaatatacagggttttccaactttaaattccgaaagtaaattgaaataaaacacacttagaattcgaatttcgatgaaacttttatttcaaattaaagtttggttcataccattatgtgtgaaatacaacatcattcaaatgtccacctagggcttcctcgcacaccttgatccggaacaggtaattttcaatgacttttcggcacatatggggcggtatcttggtcataacttcacgaatgttgtctttcaaatgttcaagagtttgcggagagttggcatagacacggtctttcgcataaccccacaaaaagaagtttagcgggttcaaatcgcatgatctggacggccaattggcatcaccaaaacgcgaaattatgcgtctctcaaatttcgttcgcaatatggacatgttcggtcgtgttgtgtggtacgtggcgccgtcctgctgaaaccacatgtcatccgtatccatagcttcaatttgtggcaaaaaaaaatcggttaacatgcggccatagcgctcaccattcacagatacaaaaaaaatctttattatCGAATAAAAAATGATACAAAGTAGACAACTAaaccgcttaggaaccaacacgctcgatagttgtagcgcgatcgttatttttttccttcagagagcgttgcgtgaATTATGCGCCTCCCTGTATAATAGACTGGATTGTGATATTGTTGAAACGTCAAAAAACGCGCAAAAAAAGCGATCAGTTTGTCACAGCACGCGATGAGCTTCAAttaatcgcttcgcatcgcaccaTTTCGCATTCACTATGTCGTCGGCCTTAGagggatttttttctgatatggaCAATATGTGGACAAAGGAAAAATCACGACTCAATGTTGAAACCATAAAAGTCATGATAATTGTCCAATAGAACCTCGTactggaatgtgacaaattaTATGATAAAACTTCCAAAAATCGTAAACTCCTTCGTGACGTCGTTTCATCATCTAAATAttccttcgatgtggaaaaCAAAGAAGTTACATCAAAGAATGTTTGATCATTTTGTTTTATACTCGGTTttattcactcaataaaatttttcgaaaaatatcaaaacataGTTCTTTTggcttacgtgtcccgtttttattcctgatctatttggtcagcctaagtACAGGTAATCTCGTCAACAATAGAATGCACTATTACAATAATTTCCACAAAACTGGCACTGATGAGAAGTATTACACCACACTAAATGAATACTATGGTTACAAATTAACCGTTTACAATCAAAGCAACTTAAAATAGCACATCAACATAAGAAAAAGAATTGTATCAAAATAGCAAACAATAACATGACACTATACATCGATGGGATTAAGTCCTAGTTGTTGTTGAAGAAGTGGTCTCACATTCTCATTATACACATGTCTTCGTTGATTGACTACCAATCAATCATCCTTTCCTacacatattttctgtaaatttttcaatttagatATTACAATATTACAGATATTACAATTAGTAAATAAAATCTTTATTTTTGCAATTCAGGCAACCTTCAACTGGGGGCACAATTGTGCTTTTCGGAAGAAGTTCTGTTAGCTTCAAAACTTATGTTAACATATGTTGATGATCGGACCATAAGCAATAGAAATTACCTACCTTTGGGATTTTTCGTTATTTAACAATGCATTTAACTATAGTTTAAAGCAGGGAGCAGAAAAAGTGTCAACTAAATTACAGCTAAACTGTCTGCGTTGGGATACACATATAAAATTTACTTAATGGTCGGTAGGCAGCACCATTATTGACATCAGGAGTTCTCTTTACAACCACCGGTCAGTTCAGGGAACACTCTCCCTGTTATGTGTTTGTTATGATGTGGATATCACATACTGCAAGTGAAAGGCCTTGTGTCGATGAAGAAACTTCTATATAGGATTATCTTGCGTGTCATAGCcaaaaaatagttgaaaatcGAACTTTCTGtgtacaaaaattgtataatATATTATCGAGGACACCGAAGACAACACGATTACTAAAGTACAAATAAATATTATAGAAAGAATTATTGTTCCCAAAGTTTATAAATAACTACGCATTACAATGGCATTGATATTAACATTTCACTAATTATATTCCAGCCTATTCAATAGTGTTCTCAGTGGTATGATGAAGGCCACCAACTGTTGTAGTGATCACGGTTGTCGTTTCTGAAACGGTATCTTCACCTGCAGCTTCTGGTATTTGCACTGAGACTTTTCCACTTGGTGATACAGTTACTTCGTTTAAGTTACTCGTATGGATATTTTCAATAGATTCATCCGGCAATGAAATTCGAACGGGAAGTTGTCTGACCTCATCGCTTAGTTCATTCTCACCAACATTGTCCTGAAAACTTTCTGTAACATTCGGCTGAGAATGAGTTGAGCTTTCTATAGGTAACTCAGTACTTGTGGCATCTATCTGAGGTGATTTCCATAAAAACGGGTCCATATCTTGAATAGAAGGAGACATGGGAAGACCTTCTGTGTTTCGCTGTGAAACGTTTCTGGTATACAAGTCATCGGGTAGAGGCCCAATTGGAATTATGAAGTGCGGGATCAGTTTCGATCCAAACATTGGAATTTGGCCTGAGCTGGGGATAGATGAGGACTTGAACTCTTTGATTTCATCTAAGGTATTGTCTGCTCCAGTTGAACCGAATGAGAAAAATGAGCGAAGTGCAGcgaaaaatcctgtttctcgaaCTGGTTTTGTGCTCTCAATTTTATCAAACGCATGCATTTGTGAATAGCCGATGATCGGAACTTGATTGTTTGGTACTACATAGTCCTCTGAGTTCAATGATCTCCCTGCAGCATATTTTCCATTATACTCAATCTCATTGTCATGTTTTTCTTTCTCAAATGTATCCATCCGTTTCACCGGTTGGTAACTTAGTACATATTCTTTTATCAATTCTAAGCCACCTGGAGTAGACGCGTAGTCACGGACTGCCTTGATAGTTTCACTCTTATTTGTTGTGCCCAACAGAGTCATGACCTCTTCCAGCGGAGGTAAATCGTGCATATCTTGCACGCCTAATTGTTTCGCCAATTGATTGAGCTCGGAGACCTCCGAAGGACTCAA
The Toxorhynchites rutilus septentrionalis strain SRP chromosome 2, ASM2978413v1, whole genome shotgun sequence genome window above contains:
- the LOC129768665 gene encoding uncharacterized protein LOC129768665, translating into MKKIYVNLLITLSIFGSGLAYPHTRAKRSLFSYFFGGGSTEPPSTTTEPAVTDSPDDDQQLVYFVPKPNDPNVPPTFVPVVPVRYYTSPNGQNYIAVRPVMVQYPNTNVPYLPTYLPTNKISEVEKYKPNETQKKYSAESAFGLSPSEVSELNQLAKQLGVQDMHDLPPLEEVMTLLGTTNKSETIKAVRDYASTPGGLELIKEYVLSYQPVKRMDTFEKEKHDNEIEYNGKYAAGRSLNSEDYVVPNNQVPIIGYSQMHAFDKIESTKPVRETGFFAALRSFFSFGSTGADNTLDEIKEFKSSSIPSSGQIPMFGSKLIPHFIIPIGPLPDDLYTRNVSQRNTEGLPMSPSIQDMDPFLWKSPQIDATSTELPIESSTHSQPNVTESFQDNVGENELSDEVRQLPVRISLPDESIENIHTSNLNEVTVSPSGKVSVQIPEAAGEDTVSETTTVITTTVGGLHHTTENTIE